TCGCGATCGAGGAAACGACGGCACAAATCTGCTAACACCGGATCAGCAGAATGCTGCCAACGCTGTAGGTGGTAGGTTAGTACACCATCATCAGCAGCCAAGTATTGGGCAAGTGGCAACACCTCTGCTAGAGCATTGCCCTGAGAATCCGTTTTTCCTACTGTCCTCGCTTGAGTAAGCCAAGCCGCAACGGTGTCATCTGCTGCGATGTCGCCCAAAGCAAATTGCTCACAGGCACGTCTAAAAGCATGTTCCAACACCCAAGTTGCAGCAATGTTTTTAGGATGGTTGTAAACCTGGGCGTACATGAAGTAGCGCACGATCAAATAATGCTCGATCGCGGCCATACCTTTGCGAGCGACAACCAACTGCTGGCTTACAGGGTCATAGCTTAGTGCCATCAAAATGCGATCGAGGTCGAGCTTACCGTAGGAAGTACCCGTGAAGTAGCTATCACGCATTAAGTAGTCAAGGCGATCGCAGTCGAGTTGGCTGGAGACTAACTGCCAGACAAAAGCAACAGGATATTTCTTCAAGTAGACCTGCTCTAGGCTGTCTAGCAGACTAGGGTCAAAGTGGTCTAAAAGTCGGCGGACAGGAGCAGATTCTCGCAAGATCCGCCTGGTCCAAGCCTCATGGTGATTACCAAAAATCTCTTCGCTGGTGTGGCTAAAGGGGCCATGCCCAATGTCATGCAGCAACGCCGCACACAGAACAATGGGGCGATAGGGTTGCACCTGGGGATAACGTTTGGCAATGCGATCGAACACTCGTCGCGCGATCGCCATTACTCCCAAAGAATGGGTAAAGCGAGAACCTTCGGCCCCATGAAAGGTGAGACTAGCAGGGCCGAGTTGACGAATCCGGCGCAACCGCTGAAAGGCAGGTGTATCAATCAGGCGAATTAGTAAAGCTTCGGTTGGATCACTGTTATCCAACGCGATCGCCCCATGCAAGGGGTCATGGTAAGTGCGGCTAGAATTAGGCAGCACCCGCCAACACGGAACGCTGAGTCAGTAATTCTACAGCCGCTTGATACTGTTGATCCTGCTCGGTAGCAACTTGGTCGCGGGTAATAGCTTCGAGCGGCACCACGCGATCGGGGGTAATGCCCAACTTATTGATGTCTTGGTGATTCGGAGTCTCATACTTAGCCACCGTCACCGCTAAGCCAGAGCCATCCGAGAGTTCAAATAACGACTGAATTAAACCCTTGCCAAAGGTTTTTTCACCTACTAACTCGGCGCGACCATTGTCTTGCAATGCTCCTGCCAAAATTTCACTCGCACTCGCAGTGCCTTGATTCACCAAGACAACAAGTGGATCTTGAGTGAGCGCGGGGCCATTCGCTTCAAAACTATCTTGAATCCCTTGGCGATTCACAGTGTAGACGATGGTACCGGAGTTCAGCCACAAGCGAGCAATCTCCACGCCAGCTTGCAGCAAACCACCAGGATTGTTACGGAGATCGAGAATGTAGCCCTCTGCTCCTTGATCTTCTAAGCGATGGACAGCCTTGGCTAATTCCACAGTGGCATTGGCATTGAACTGATTGAGACGGATGTAACCAACAGGAGGGCGCTCAGGTAACTTGCGTAGCTGAGCATAAACCGGATTAATCGCAATGCGATCGCGTACCACTGAAATATCCAGCTCAGACTCCCCTGCTCTCGCTACCGTCAAGATCACGCGGCTGCCAATGGGTCCGCGCATCCTCTCAGCCGCTTCATCTAGAGTCAACTTAGCCGTAGCAACACCATCAATGCGTGAGATGCGATCGGCAGGGCGAATACCCGCTTGCTCGGCTGGAGAACTTTCAAGCGGCGCGATCACCTTTAACTCACTCGTTTCTGGATCAAGCGCAATCTGCAAGCCAACTCCAGTCAACTCACCAGAAGTGTTGGTTTGTAAGCTGCGGTATTGATCGGGTCGCAACAGCCGGGTAAAGGGATCGTTCAAGCTTGCCAGCATTTGCTGAATCGTTTCATAGGCAGCTTCGCGATTGTCAAGTGGACGGCTGAGGACTTGCTGACGGAGCGATCGCCAATTTTGATGATTGAAGGACTCATCGACATAAGAGCGATTCACAATCCGCCAAACTTCATTTACCAATCGCTGCTCCTCACTAAAAGCCCAAGCTGGAGTAGACCAACTCAACATCACCACAATTGGCACTATCAGCAACAACCCAATCTGAGCAATCCACTTTTTTTGCATGGCACCGAATCTTAGCTTTACTCACCACTACTATTGTTCTGTCACCACTGTTCTATCAACTATCAACTTTAATGGGTGTGCTTGCATGAGTGCTATGTAGAGCCCCGCACCTAGCAAAATACACTTAACATCCCCCTACTCTGTCACTCTAACTTTTCTGTCACCACAGCTGCGAGAGATTTAGCTGCTAACCAAATCCCTCCCGTCTTCAGCCATCCCGGCATGAAATCCTCTTCTGGTCTATGTTACATTTTTTATAGACTCCTATGAGTTAGCCCATCCATTTAGCCCAAATTAGCTCCAAGGACTGCCACCTAATTCCCATTTGGGGAAGCTTCACCCAAGCAACGAGCTGATGGCGATTCAGGAGGCAACCTGACAGCTTTTTAATAGCACACTAGTGTGGTCACACTAGAATGGATAGAACATCTGAACTCAATAAGCTCAGGCTAGATCAGCCGCAATCTAGTGTTCTGTAATTATTGGGAGCCTCTCAGAAGATTCTTTGGATAAGCAGCTGACTAAAGCCGATGCCCAAGATTCTCTTTCTTCTGAGAGACTAGAAAAGGTCACAAACAGCAATACATGTTTTAGGAACTCTTGCTCTATGGCAAAAGTGTACGACTGGTTTGAGGAACGCCTTGAGATTCAGGCCCTCGCTGATGACGTCACCAGCAAATACGTACCTCCCCACGTCAATATCTTCTACTGTCTGGGTGGCATTACCCTGACTTGCTTCTTGATCCAGTTCGCGACTGGATTTGCAATGACGTTCTACTATAAGCCAACCGTAACTGATGCTTTTGCTTCAGTTCAGTACCTGATGACAGATGTCAACTTTGGTTGGCTGATCCGCTCCATCCACCGCTGGTCTGCCAGCATGATGGTGCTGATGATGATTCTGCACGTCTTCCGGGTTTATCTTACTGGTGGTTTCAAAAAGCCTCGTGAGCTGACCTGGGTGACAGGTGTAATTTTGGCCGTAATCACCGTTTCTTTTGGTGTAACGGGCTACTCCCTGCCTTGGGACCAAGTTGGTTACTGGGCTGTCAAGATCGTTTCTGGCGTCCCTGAAGCCATCCCAGTCGTAGGCCCCTTTATCGTTGAGCTAATTCGCGGTAGTAGCAGCGTGAGCCAAGCAACCTTGACACGCTTTTACAGCTTACACACCTTTGTTTTGCCTTGGTTGATTGCAGTATTTATGCTGCTGCACTTCCTCATGATCCGCAAGCAAGGAATCTCTGGTCCTTTGTAAGCACCTTGTAAGCAGTTCACAGCCAGTCTTCACAGTTTGCTCAAAGCACTTATACTAGGCTATTAACAATAGCTCAAGTCTAATTGCTGTCTCGTTCTCTACCTGCTGACTTCAGAATAAAGGAGAGCACTTTTACATCATGGCAACGCTTAAAAAACCGGATCTTAGCGATCCACAGCTTCGCGCCAAACTTGCCAAGGGGATGGGCCATAACTACTATGGTGAACCCGCTTGGCCTAACGACTTGCTTTACATCTTCCCAGTTGTAATTGCAGGTACGATCGCCCTCTGCGTTGGTTTGGCAGTGCTTGACCCAGCTTTGGTGGGTGAGCCTGCAAACCCTTTTGCCACTCCTCTGGAAATTTTGCCTGAGTGGTATTTCTATCCCGTCTTCCAAATCCTCCGCATTCTTCCTAACAAGCTGTTGGGAATTGTGTGTATGGGTGCAATTCCTTTGGGCCTCATGCTTGTTCCTTTCATTGAGAACGTGAACAAGTTCCAAAACCCCTTCCGCCGTCCCGTTGCTACCACCATCTTTTTGTTTGGTACTTTGGTGACTCTGTGGCTAGGAATTGGGGCCACATTCCCTATCGACAAGTCTCTGACTTTAGGTCTGTTCTAAAAGAGCCCCAGGCTCAACTCAACGCCTGCTTGTTCTTCCACGGTGCTAACCGATTGCACTAGGGAGAACAAAGCAGGCGTTATTATTTTAGGTACCTTTTATCTGCCGCTCGATCCTTGGGCATGTTGCAGCAAGACCACTTAACCGTCCCCAGCGACTTGACTGTTTTAACCGAGATCCAACAGTGGTTTGAACGATTTTGTCGCCAATTTCTACCTCAGCTGGCTTGGTCCGATCACCAGCTATATCGCCTGACTTTAGCGATCGCCGAAGGATTCACGAATGCAGTCCGTCATGCCCATCAGGACTTACCGCCTGAAACCGCAATCGATATCCATTTAGCACTTTGGGACGATCGCCTAGAAATTCAGATTTGGGATTATGGTCAACCTTTTAATCCAGATGTTTTAGAGGAGCCGAAGCCTGGAACGCTACGAGAAGGGGGCTATGGCTGGTTCTTACTGCGACGCTTGGCAGATCGAGCCACCTATGAGCGATCGCCGGATGGGCGCAATTGTCTTTTGATCGTCAAGTACAAAGTGCGGTAGACCCTAGTTTGAGACCAGGGTTTATAAAGCTCTGCCCCAAGTTCCGCCACCGCTTCAAAAAGATTAGATTAATCTAGGTGGTTTTTGAGCGCATCCAAACTAGTTATTTGCTAGGATTTGGCAGCAATATTGATTGATTAAAGACTAAGCAAACTGAGTATTTAATCAGCTTTTATGGTGGTAAGGCTTCTAGCCCTAAAAATTTGGGTGCGAAAACTGCAAATGCTTATGGGGAGCGGAGTCACTTGCTCCGGTTATGATGGATGACTGGAAGTTGCCATTTACCTGATATCTTAGCGGTCAAGCCTGAAGTCAAAGTCACAAAATTGGAGCCTACTACGACTAAAAACACTCGCCACGTCTTCGTATTTCTAGAAATTTTTGCTTGCGAAGGTGGCATTCAATCCTACATAAAGGACGTTCTAAAGTCTTACGCAGACTTGGTGGAGCCATCAGGTCAAGAGATGGCTTGGCCTTATCAAGCCGATGTATTTTTATTGCGGGATGGGCCAGAATACCACAATCCTCTGGAACCCAGTCCACTCGGCTTCCATTATTTCAAAACCCATCCCCCCGCCTTAGGACGCATTAAATTAGCAGCTCAGTTGTTGGCTTACCTGCTGCGCTATCGTCCGGAGCGCGTTTTTTGTGGTCATATCAATCTTGCACCGCTAATTCAGGCGCTATGCCAACCACTAGGCATTCCCTACACGGTCTTGACCTACGGCAAAGAATTTTGGGTTAAGCTACCAACCCATGAGCAAAAAGCTCTACAGCAGGCAACTACTATTTGGACGATTAGCCGCTATAGCCGCGATCGCGCCTGTGAGGTGAATGGGCTAGACCCAGAACGAGTCAAACTGCTCCCTTGCATTGTTGATGGTGATGCTTTTACCCCTGGCCCTAAAAACCCAGCGCTAGTGGAAAAATACGGCTTGGCTGGAGCGAAAGTGCTGATGACCGTAGCGCGGCTTTGGAAGGGCGACAAGTACAAAGGGGTAGATGTGACGATTCAAGCTTTGCCCGCGATCGCTGAAGTATTTCCGCAGGTGAAATATTTGGTGATTGGTCGTGGTGATGACCAACCTCGTCTAGCTCAGCTCGCTCAAGATTTGGGTGTGGCGGAGCGGGTGGTATTTGCAGGCTTTGTACCGACTCAAGATTTAGTCGAACATTACCGCTTGGCTGATGCCTATGTCATGCCGTCACAGGAAGGTTTTGGCATTGTCTACCTGGAAGCAATGGCTTGTGGGGTGCCTGTGGTAGCAGGAGATGCAGATGGTTCTGCGGACCCTTTACAAGATGGCAAACTCGGTTGGCAAGTGCCTCACCGCGACTCAGAGGCAGTAGCAGCCGCCTGTATTGAACTTTTACGCAATACTGAAACTGCAGCAGAATCCCGCGATCGCCGCTGTGATGGGGTCTGGTTGCGCCAAGAAGCTTTGTCTCTGTTTGGAGCTGAGGCATTGACTCAGCAATTAAAACAATTACTAAGTCCACCCTTAGGGGAGCCATCAAAGCTATCCTAAAAAAAGCGAGAATTGTTGCCTCTAGGAGACTGCTGTGAATCAAAACAGCCTCAGAAATTTTCAGTTAACCCTCGCTGGTGCAAGTCGCTGGCTCCCATTCCTCGCCCTAATCTGGTTGTTAGGATTAGCTGGCTTAGGCTGGTTGGTGAAGTCATTTCTCATCTTAGTGGGGTTCATTTGCCTCGCCCCAGTCATTGCATTTCTGGGGTTTCGTTGGTGGCTCAAGCGCAATCTAGTGCAAGCTCAATGTCCCGTTTGTGGAACTGAAGTGGCGGGGATCAACCAAACCCAGATTGAGTGCTCTAGTTGTGGTGAAGCGCTCAAAGTGGAAAAGGGACACCTCAGCCGACTGACTCCCCCTGGAACCATTGATGTCCAAGCGATAGAAGTACCCGCTCAACCGATGGATCGCTAGACTAGGGCGCACTCTGAAGGCGCGTTTCACTGAGGCGATCGCCCCAACCAATGCTTTAATCCATGCCCTAATCAATCCGCTAGATCAAACTAGATCAAATCAAACCAGATCAAAAAAGTGGACGGTTCTGAGGGAGCCATCCACTTTTTGTGGGTTTAGGGAGTCAAAAACTGCGGCTGTTAAGGATTGGGGGCCTGAGAGATCGAGAGTTGGTAAGCATGCTGCCCTGCGGCCCGATTGCCAACATAGACAGAATAGGTACCAGGAGACCAAAAACCAGAGATTTGGGCTGGCTTCTTAGAATAAGTATCCGCTAAAGAACAGAATCGTCCCCCTGGCCCATCAATCACCAGCGTCGGTTGACCTTCACTTTGGACGGCAAAGCGCAGATAGGGAACAGCCTGAGTTACCTGAATCACCTGACTGGGAGCTTCACTCACATAGCCGCAATCGCCACTCTTAGTCCCACCCGATGTGCCCGTAAGCACCTGGGGATCGGGCTTGAAACCTGGAGCAAGAGATAGAGGTTTACCTTGAGCTGTGCCAGCAACTGTCAGAGCTACGACGAGAGCTGTAGGAACAGCAAACCAATGTTGATATGTCCTCATCTTGCGTCAACCCTCAAAAAGCACGGAGGGCTCCTAACTTCAGTATCCGTAATTTCGGGCAAATTGCGGAACTGCATGTTCATGTTTCCAAAGTGTCACAGAAGTTTTGTGATTACTGAGGCCGCTACACCCGCAGAAAACCAATGAGCTAGGTTGAATGGCGATATTGTTCGAGGAGTTGCGGAATGTGATCATAACCATCGACTCCAATCACGGAGGCAATTTGGCGACGGTGCTGCGCCAAAGCAGTTTGAAATCCTGTTTCTCCCATTTGGCCTTGCAAAATCATCAACAGCCCTGCGGGTTGTCGCCACTCGTTGGAAGCAATTTGCTCTAGGAGATACATGCCCAAGCAGCCGCTATAAACTGATTTTTCCAAGTTTTGCAGACGGTAATAGGCTTCTGCTAAGTGAGCCAAGTTGCGAGCTTGTAAATAGAGATCCCCTGAAAACTGTGCGGCTTGAATTCCACCTTCTAGGTAAGCGATCGCCATTTGCGGTTGATCTAGGACAATGTGAGCGATCCCCAAACTGCTGAGGCAAAGGGCTTGGCTTTGGCGATCGCCCAATCGCTCAGACAATTTCAAGCCTTGTTGTAAATAATCAATCGCGCTTTCGTAGGTTTCGGGTTCGGCTTGTTCTAGCTGGTGAGCTTGTAGCACTTCGCTGTAACCGAGATTTGCTAGTGCATTAGCCTCACCCAAGCGATCCCCAGCTTGACGACTCAGAATCAAGGCCCGCTGACTATAGTTGATCGCCTCAGCGTAATTTTTTTCTGCTACACAAGCGCGACTGAGGTGGTTAAAGTTAGCAATCTCACAGGGGCGATCGCCGGCTGTACGAGCTAGCTCTAGGGCTTGTTGGTGAAAGTTTTGCGCACGGTCATATTGGCCTTGAGCACGGAAAGAATAGCCCAATAGAGTCAGAATTCTAGCTTTTTCTTGGGTGCCTTCAGCCCGCCGCAACGGTTCATCTAGATAGTTGAGGGCGTCGCGTAGGTAGTTGCCAGCAAAGGAGGCAAAGATGCCACCATAGAGCGGAAAGTAATCACGCTGGGCAAAGGTTCGCAGAATTTGCAGGGTTGTTTGGAAAGCTGCATCGGCAAAGCGATCGCCTAACCCCACTCCCATTTGAGACCACAGCACAGCAAACGCCAGAAACGTGGAGATGGAAAGTTTAGACCCCACTTTAGAGTCATAGACGAGTTTGTCAAACCAAGTCACTAAACCTTGTTGTAGGCCTCGGAGGATCACCGTCAGTTCCACCCAATCTTCCAGGTCTACGGTTTGATGTCGGCTCCACTCCGCCGCCGATTGCTCCTGGGCGAGGGCTTGGAATAAAGCTTGAGGGATGGGACTACCAACCTGCTTGGCCCACAAAGCCCAAGGCCCCCGCTGCCCTGAGACGCCCTCGAACCCTAGCTGTCCTTGGCTTTGGTCGTACATCCAGCCTACCAGATGGTCTTCCAAACGACGCCAAGCTTCGATCCCGCGCCCAATACCTGTGGCTAGCTGCTCCATCTGCTGCTGAGATTCTGCTTCGGTGATAGTGGTAGCTTGTTGTTGCAGTTGTTTGGCAAGTTGTTGCCACTGCTGTAACGTTACAATCTGGGCTCGATTGGGGTCAGTCACTTGTAGCAAAACCGTTAAACGATTATGCGGCTCAGCCACCACAACTTGAC
The sequence above is a segment of the Trichocoleus desertorum ATA4-8-CV12 genome. Coding sequences within it:
- the petD gene encoding cytochrome b6-f complex subunit IV produces the protein MATLKKPDLSDPQLRAKLAKGMGHNYYGEPAWPNDLLYIFPVVIAGTIALCVGLAVLDPALVGEPANPFATPLEILPEWYFYPVFQILRILPNKLLGIVCMGAIPLGLMLVPFIENVNKFQNPFRRPVATTIFLFGTLVTLWLGIGATFPIDKSLTLGLF
- a CDS encoding anti-sigma regulatory factor; translated protein: MLQQDHLTVPSDLTVLTEIQQWFERFCRQFLPQLAWSDHQLYRLTLAIAEGFTNAVRHAHQDLPPETAIDIHLALWDDRLEIQIWDYGQPFNPDVLEEPKPGTLREGGYGWFLLRRLADRATYERSPDGRNCLLIVKYKVR
- a CDS encoding tetratricopeptide repeat protein — protein: MSDSVSGATPLASRYLELIDRIVETTLKGKIRSKEQVYQMLLNEVSPGTGEIFERCLGDRLSAAQRQVEIQTDELKLAKANRILRALQTIQGEWERWQEQNQATEMLSTAVRQVVVAEPHNRLTVLLQVTDPNRAQIVTLQQWQQLAKQLQQQATTITEAESQQQMEQLATGIGRGIEAWRRLEDHLVGWMYDQSQGQLGFEGVSGQRGPWALWAKQVGSPIPQALFQALAQEQSAAEWSRHQTVDLEDWVELTVILRGLQQGLVTWFDKLVYDSKVGSKLSISTFLAFAVLWSQMGVGLGDRFADAAFQTTLQILRTFAQRDYFPLYGGIFASFAGNYLRDALNYLDEPLRRAEGTQEKARILTLLGYSFRAQGQYDRAQNFHQQALELARTAGDRPCEIANFNHLSRACVAEKNYAEAINYSQRALILSRQAGDRLGEANALANLGYSEVLQAHQLEQAEPETYESAIDYLQQGLKLSERLGDRQSQALCLSSLGIAHIVLDQPQMAIAYLEGGIQAAQFSGDLYLQARNLAHLAEAYYRLQNLEKSVYSGCLGMYLLEQIASNEWRQPAGLLMILQGQMGETGFQTALAQHRRQIASVIGVDGYDHIPQLLEQYRHST
- a CDS encoding PDZ domain-containing protein translates to MQKKWIAQIGLLLIVPIVVMLSWSTPAWAFSEEQRLVNEVWRIVNRSYVDESFNHQNWRSLRQQVLSRPLDNREAAYETIQQMLASLNDPFTRLLRPDQYRSLQTNTSGELTGVGLQIALDPETSELKVIAPLESSPAEQAGIRPADRISRIDGVATAKLTLDEAAERMRGPIGSRVILTVARAGESELDISVVRDRIAINPVYAQLRKLPERPPVGYIRLNQFNANATVELAKAVHRLEDQGAEGYILDLRNNPGGLLQAGVEIARLWLNSGTIVYTVNRQGIQDSFEANGPALTQDPLVVLVNQGTASASEILAGALQDNGRAELVGEKTFGKGLIQSLFELSDGSGLAVTVAKYETPNHQDINKLGITPDRVVPLEAITRDQVATEQDQQYQAAVELLTQRSVLAGAA
- a CDS encoding cytochrome b6, with protein sequence MAKVYDWFEERLEIQALADDVTSKYVPPHVNIFYCLGGITLTCFLIQFATGFAMTFYYKPTVTDAFASVQYLMTDVNFGWLIRSIHRWSASMMVLMMILHVFRVYLTGGFKKPRELTWVTGVILAVITVSFGVTGYSLPWDQVGYWAVKIVSGVPEAIPVVGPFIVELIRGSSSVSQATLTRFYSLHTFVLPWLIAVFMLLHFLMIRKQGISGPL
- a CDS encoding HD domain-containing protein; translation: MLPNSSRTYHDPLHGAIALDNSDPTEALLIRLIDTPAFQRLRRIRQLGPASLTFHGAEGSRFTHSLGVMAIARRVFDRIAKRYPQVQPYRPIVLCAALLHDIGHGPFSHTSEEIFGNHHEAWTRRILRESAPVRRLLDHFDPSLLDSLEQVYLKKYPVAFVWQLVSSQLDCDRLDYLMRDSYFTGTSYGKLDLDRILMALSYDPVSQQLVVARKGMAAIEHYLIVRYFMYAQVYNHPKNIAATWVLEHAFRRACEQFALGDIAADDTVAAWLTQARTVGKTDSQGNALAEVLPLAQYLAADDGVLTYHLQRWQHSADPVLADLCRRFLDRDLLKALDISGLNLTEQENLMQQVSLWLAQAGFSPTHYTGIRVARSRGYTLYQRGIKLQTAVGLQEISDLSPLAG
- a CDS encoding glycosyltransferase family 4 protein — encoded protein: MTGSCHLPDILAVKPEVKVTKLEPTTTKNTRHVFVFLEIFACEGGIQSYIKDVLKSYADLVEPSGQEMAWPYQADVFLLRDGPEYHNPLEPSPLGFHYFKTHPPALGRIKLAAQLLAYLLRYRPERVFCGHINLAPLIQALCQPLGIPYTVLTYGKEFWVKLPTHEQKALQQATTIWTISRYSRDRACEVNGLDPERVKLLPCIVDGDAFTPGPKNPALVEKYGLAGAKVLMTVARLWKGDKYKGVDVTIQALPAIAEVFPQVKYLVIGRGDDQPRLAQLAQDLGVAERVVFAGFVPTQDLVEHYRLADAYVMPSQEGFGIVYLEAMACGVPVVAGDADGSADPLQDGKLGWQVPHRDSEAVAAACIELLRNTETAAESRDRRCDGVWLRQEALSLFGAEALTQQLKQLLSPPLGEPSKLS